One Enterococcus silesiacus genomic window carries:
- a CDS encoding HAD family hydrolase yields MENIQAVAFFDLDGTLLNDKSQITSEITKAISSLKANNVLPMIATGRTVVEIEHIMKDSGIDSAIVMNGQFIQVEGKKVYSDEFTYDECLKMYEHVKSLGHEISYYNDQQIWCSGHSEILANAYAFIHSDVPVIDHSSLKDKTINMMLVLSEDGDEHYLKHFPEMTFYRNGPYSIDTVRKGVSKGSGVKNLFKALDLPTVPTFAFGDGINDLALFEACDNKIAMGNARNELKERASFITKKNTDGGIVHALKHFDLM; encoded by the coding sequence ATGGAAAATATACAAGCAGTTGCTTTTTTTGATTTAGATGGAACACTGTTGAATGATAAGTCACAAATTACCTCAGAAATAACAAAGGCTATCAGCTCTTTGAAAGCCAACAATGTCTTACCGATGATCGCCACTGGTCGGACAGTTGTAGAAATCGAACATATTATGAAAGACAGCGGTATTGATTCAGCAATTGTTATGAATGGCCAGTTTATTCAAGTGGAAGGCAAAAAAGTTTATTCAGATGAGTTTACCTATGATGAATGTCTGAAAATGTATGAGCACGTCAAAAGTTTGGGACATGAAATTTCATATTATAATGACCAACAAATTTGGTGTTCTGGTCACAGCGAGATATTAGCGAACGCCTATGCGTTTATCCATTCAGATGTCCCAGTAATCGATCACTCCAGCTTAAAAGATAAGACCATTAACATGATGTTAGTCCTATCTGAAGATGGTGACGAGCATTATTTAAAGCATTTTCCTGAAATGACTTTTTATCGTAATGGTCCGTATTCTATCGATACTGTTCGAAAAGGAGTTTCTAAAGGATCAGGTGTCAAAAATCTCTTCAAAGCCTTAGATTTACCAACTGTTCCAACTTTTGCATTTGGTGATGGAATCAATGATCTGGCTCTTTTTGAAGCTTGCGATAATAAAATTGCGATGGGCAATGCACGGAACGAATTAAAGGAACGTGCTAGTTTTATCACTAAGAAAAATACAGATGGCGGAATCGTTCATGCCTTAAAGCACTTTGATCTGATGTAA
- a CDS encoding PhoP family transcriptional regulator: MNVLMIEDNESVSEMMQMFFLNEGWEATFKYDGKEGLDAFLENPEKWDMITLDLNLPTMDGMAVCREVRKVSNTVPIIMLTARDSESDQVIGLEMGADDYVTKPFSPLTLIARIKALHRRSEIGEHAPDGTNRSDDQFDVETDHFKMNTKTREAYLDNKQIDGLTPKEFDLLYTLAKKPRQVFSREQLLEMVWDYQYFGDERTVDAHIKKLRQKIEKVGPQVIQTVWGVGYKFDDSGVA, encoded by the coding sequence ATGAACGTATTAATGATAGAAGATAACGAATCAGTTTCAGAAATGATGCAAATGTTTTTCTTAAATGAGGGCTGGGAAGCTACATTTAAATATGATGGAAAAGAAGGATTGGATGCTTTTTTAGAAAATCCGGAAAAATGGGATATGATCACACTAGATTTGAACTTACCAACGATGGATGGTATGGCGGTGTGTCGTGAGGTTCGCAAAGTTTCCAACACTGTTCCGATCATTATGTTGACAGCTAGAGATTCTGAAAGCGATCAAGTAATAGGATTGGAGATGGGAGCGGATGACTACGTTACAAAACCGTTTAGTCCGCTAACGCTAATTGCACGGATAAAAGCCTTGCATCGTCGTTCGGAGATCGGTGAACATGCACCGGATGGTACAAACCGTTCTGATGATCAATTTGATGTAGAGACGGACCATTTTAAAATGAACACTAAGACAAGAGAAGCGTATCTTGATAATAAACAGATTGATGGGTTAACGCCAAAAGAATTTGATTTGTTGTATACATTAGCGAAAAAACCAAGGCAAGTATTTTCACGAGAACAATTACTTGAAATGGTTTGGGATTATCAATATTTTGGAGATGAGCGTACGGTAGATGCGCATATTAAAAAATTACGTCAAAAAATTGAAAAAGTAGGACCGCAAGTCATTCAAACGGTTTGGGGCGTTGGGTATAAATTTGATGATTCTGGAGTCGCTTAG
- a CDS encoding histidine kinase yields the protein MKYLYQQLLAFWGVIILIILIVGTSFTQLTKKTMQDTNYEQLRGYAQSAWKTKDSINRYPGMSDQELLNMSFTLSESVLSKQDVQFVFIDREMAIQYPVNTEKKLDYSLIESKWDNLMAGQQEYTTIDKDIYGNKQMSSYVMLPVTQTNIQSKENTIIGALVITQPAKNVSDSVDAITANLFKGFIISSIVSLILSYFFASFQVKRINRMRKATKEITSGNFDIKLVTHDKDEFDDLAEDFNKMARSLKESREEIDRQEDRRRQFMADASHEMRTPLTTINGLLEGLQYNAIPETQRENAIKLMQNETSRLIRLVNENLDYEKIRTNQISIVVKKFDATETLKNILTQLEGKAATANDKLILEADEAIDVYADYDRFVQIMVNIIQNAIQFTQDGEIRVHLQKGYLETIITISDTGIGMTEEQVHNIWDRYYKVDPSRKNTKYGESGLGLSIVQQLVRLHKGKISVESEAGKGTSFTISFPDVEIEDED from the coding sequence ATGAAATATTTATATCAACAATTGCTAGCCTTTTGGGGTGTGATCATTCTGATTATTTTGATTGTTGGCACCTCGTTTACGCAACTGACCAAAAAAACAATGCAGGATACAAATTATGAGCAGCTGCGTGGCTATGCGCAGTCAGCTTGGAAGACAAAAGACTCAATCAATCGCTATCCTGGAATGTCTGATCAAGAGTTACTAAATATGTCGTTTACGTTGTCTGAGAGCGTGTTAAGTAAGCAAGATGTGCAGTTTGTTTTTATTGATCGAGAAATGGCGATTCAATACCCAGTCAATACAGAAAAAAAATTAGATTACTCGTTGATCGAAAGTAAGTGGGATAATTTGATGGCAGGTCAACAAGAGTATACGACTATCGATAAAGATATTTATGGAAATAAGCAAATGTCATCTTATGTGATGTTACCAGTGACTCAAACCAATATTCAGTCAAAGGAAAATACGATCATTGGTGCATTAGTGATTACTCAACCTGCTAAGAATGTGTCAGACAGTGTTGATGCAATCACAGCCAATTTATTCAAAGGTTTTATCATATCAAGTATTGTCAGCTTGATCTTGAGTTATTTCTTCGCTAGTTTCCAAGTGAAGCGGATCAATCGTATGAGAAAAGCTACCAAAGAGATAACTAGCGGTAATTTTGATATCAAACTTGTAACTCATGACAAGGATGAGTTTGATGATTTAGCAGAAGATTTTAATAAAATGGCAAGATCGCTAAAAGAATCTAGAGAAGAAATTGATCGTCAGGAAGATCGACGGCGCCAATTTATGGCAGATGCCTCTCATGAGATGAGAACACCTTTGACGACCATCAATGGATTGTTGGAAGGCCTGCAGTATAATGCAATACCAGAGACGCAAAGAGAAAATGCCATCAAGCTTATGCAAAATGAAACGTCGCGCTTAATTCGATTAGTGAATGAAAACTTAGATTATGAAAAGATCAGAACGAATCAAATTAGTATTGTAGTGAAAAAATTTGATGCAACTGAAACATTAAAGAATATCTTAACGCAATTAGAAGGAAAAGCTGCTACGGCGAATGACAAGCTTATTTTAGAAGCTGATGAAGCAATTGATGTTTATGCAGATTATGATCGCTTTGTTCAGATCATGGTTAACATTATTCAAAATGCGATACAGTTTACCCAAGATGGCGAGATTCGTGTTCATTTGCAAAAAGGCTACTTAGAAACGATTATCACAATTTCTGATACTGGTATTGGAATGACAGAAGAACAGGTTCATAATATTTGGGATCGTTACTACAAAGTAGATCCATCTAGAAAAAACACTAAATATGGTGAATCTGGCTTAGGTCTATCAATTGTTCAACAGCTGGTTCGTTTACACAAAGGAAAGATCAGTGTAGAAAGTGAAGCAGGTAAGGGGACAAGCTTTACTATTTCATTTCCTGATGTAGAAATAGAAGATGAAGACTAA
- a CDS encoding phosphoglycerol transferase, protein MKKMHMPKFLNTRLGLFGFVALLIWLKNIFAYTVDFHLRIENAFEYFILFINPIASTFFLLAIALYVRRKKASYITMMIIYFLMSLLLFSNVVYYREFTDFITVNTMLGAGKVASGLGESALRLFRPYDVLYWLDFIIVGILLLTKKIKTDERPVRARVAVSISMLSALFFVANLTLAETARPQLLGRQFSRDYIVKFLGLNAFTVYDGVTTYQTNQVRAEASENDMDAVSDYVKGHYAAPNSDTFGMAKGKNVIYIHLESFQQFLIDYKLKDEKGAEHVVTPFINSLYHSNSTYSFDNFFHQVGQGKTSDAETMFENSLFGLDQGSLFTQVGGKNTFEAAPAILGQEAGYTSAVFHGNAGNFWNRNETYKHLGYNYFFDANYYDVNEDNSFQYGLHDKPFFQQSAQYLEHLQQPFYSKFIAVSNHYPYSQFTNDEAGFPIAQTSDETINGYFATANYLDKSVEEFFNYLKASGLYDNSVIVLYGDHYGISTSRNDNLAELVGKTKSTWNDFDNSTMQRVPYMIHVPGQTNGGINHTYGGQIDALPTLLHLMGIDTKNYIQMGQDLFSKENAQLVAFRNGNYVSPKYTMLGSSIYETATGRLLEEPTEQEKQEAKELKDKANLQLQMSDQTTNGDLLRFYTNSGLTPVNPDDYNYKDQLKQLEKIEEDKGTKSTSVYSKNNSTSTVDKYHTESFQDYLKSGK, encoded by the coding sequence ATCAAAAAAATGCATATGCCTAAATTTTTAAATACCCGGTTGGGACTGTTTGGGTTTGTTGCTTTGTTAATCTGGCTGAAAAACATTTTTGCTTATACAGTTGATTTTCACTTAAGAATCGAGAATGCCTTTGAGTACTTCATTCTTTTCATTAATCCAATAGCTTCTACCTTTTTCTTATTAGCTATTGCATTATATGTGAGAAGAAAAAAAGCTTCATATATTACTATGATGATCATTTATTTCTTGATGTCTTTATTGTTATTCTCAAACGTGGTGTATTATAGAGAATTTACTGACTTCATTACAGTTAATACCATGCTTGGTGCTGGTAAGGTTGCCAGCGGTCTTGGCGAAAGTGCTCTCCGTTTATTCAGACCTTACGATGTGCTTTATTGGCTTGATTTTATTATTGTTGGCATTTTGTTGCTTACTAAAAAAATCAAGACAGATGAACGTCCAGTTAGAGCTCGGGTAGCTGTTTCGATCAGTATGTTGTCGGCTTTATTCTTTGTAGCAAATTTAACGTTAGCTGAAACTGCACGCCCACAATTATTAGGACGTCAATTTTCTCGTGACTACATTGTTAAATTTTTAGGATTGAATGCCTTCACGGTTTATGATGGCGTAACAACTTATCAAACAAACCAAGTGCGAGCAGAAGCTAGCGAGAACGACATGGATGCTGTTTCTGATTATGTCAAAGGTCATTATGCTGCACCAAATTCTGATACATTTGGTATGGCTAAAGGCAAAAATGTTATTTATATCCACTTAGAAAGTTTCCAACAATTTTTGATTGATTATAAATTAAAAGACGAAAAGGGTGCTGAACATGTTGTTACACCTTTTATCAACAGTCTCTATCACAGTAACAGTACCTATAGTTTTGATAACTTCTTCCATCAAGTGGGACAAGGCAAAACAAGTGACGCTGAAACTATGTTTGAAAATTCATTATTTGGTTTAGATCAAGGTTCTCTATTTACTCAAGTAGGTGGAAAAAATACCTTTGAAGCGGCCCCTGCTATTCTAGGTCAAGAAGCGGGCTATACAAGTGCTGTCTTCCATGGTAATGCTGGAAACTTCTGGAATCGTAATGAAACATACAAACATTTAGGCTATAATTACTTCTTTGATGCAAATTACTATGATGTCAATGAAGATAACTCATTCCAATATGGCTTGCATGACAAACCATTTTTCCAACAGTCTGCACAATACTTGGAACATTTACAACAACCGTTTTACTCTAAGTTCATTGCTGTTTCTAATCACTATCCATATTCTCAATTTACAAATGATGAAGCTGGATTTCCGATTGCTCAAACATCTGATGAAACCATCAATGGATATTTTGCTACAGCCAACTATCTTGATAAATCAGTTGAAGAATTCTTTAATTATTTAAAAGCTTCTGGATTGTATGATAACTCTGTCATAGTCCTTTACGGGGATCATTACGGTATTTCAACTTCTAGAAATGATAACTTGGCTGAATTAGTTGGAAAAACCAAATCGACTTGGAATGACTTTGATAATTCAACAATGCAACGTGTTCCTTATATGATTCATGTTCCAGGTCAAACAAACGGCGGTATCAACCACACTTACGGTGGTCAAATTGATGCTTTACCTACCCTATTACATTTAATGGGTATTGATACTAAGAACTATATTCAAATGGGACAAGACTTGTTCTCTAAAGAAAATGCTCAACTGGTTGCCTTTAGAAATGGTAACTACGTTTCACCTAAATATACGATGTTAGGTTCTAGTATTTATGAAACTGCAACTGGCCGTTTGTTAGAAGAGCCAACTGAACAAGAGAAACAAGAAGCGAAAGAATTGAAAGACAAAGCCAACTTACAGCTTCAAATGTCCGACCAAACAACCAATGGTGACCTATTACGTTTTTACACAAATAGTGGATTAACTCCAGTAAATCCGGATGATTATAATTACAAAGATCAATTGAAACAATTAGAAAAAATCGAAGAGGACAAAGGGACAAAATCAACTAGTGTTTACAGTAAAAATAATAGTACCTCAACAGTTGATAAATACCATACTGAATCTTTCCAAGATTATCTGAAATCTGGAAAATAA
- a CDS encoding SAM-dependent methyltransferase: protein MNIIVTKKSEKKFKGGYPLIQKEDLFDVPQSFSQEWVKFVDSKGQFIATGYLGEQNKGIGWLVNWQGSVDSLFLEGLFINAKGHRMVFEQDDSTSAYRLFNGEGDGLGGLIIDRYDDFAVFSWYNETLYCMKEEIIQAFRVSFPEIKGAYEKIRFATKSLPESQKLFGLDAPVPLLVYENGVAYATYLNDGLMTGIFLDQKEVRGRLVEGVAAGKTVLNMFSYTGAFSVASAMGGSSTTTSVDLAKRSLPKTKEQFDMNHLAVEDQKIIVMDVFEYFKYAVRKQLSYDVIILDPPSFARNKKKVFSVAKNYGDLVKDSVTILKDRGLLIASTNAANISLEKYKKMIVDALEEKQVRYQFKETYQLPSDFKTNKHFEEGNYLKVFFIEIKK, encoded by the coding sequence ATGAATATAATAGTAACAAAAAAATCTGAAAAAAAATTTAAAGGCGGATATCCTCTTATTCAAAAGGAAGATTTATTCGATGTGCCACAGTCATTTTCACAGGAATGGGTCAAATTTGTCGACAGTAAAGGTCAATTTATCGCAACTGGCTATCTTGGTGAGCAGAACAAGGGGATTGGGTGGCTAGTTAATTGGCAAGGAAGTGTGGATTCACTTTTTTTAGAAGGATTATTTATAAACGCTAAAGGTCATCGAATGGTATTTGAGCAAGATGACTCGACATCCGCTTATCGCTTGTTTAACGGAGAAGGAGATGGACTCGGTGGTTTAATCATTGACCGTTATGATGATTTTGCAGTGTTTTCTTGGTATAACGAAACGCTATATTGCATGAAAGAAGAAATCATCCAGGCCTTTAGAGTAAGTTTTCCAGAAATTAAAGGAGCTTATGAAAAAATCCGTTTTGCTACTAAGTCATTGCCAGAGTCTCAAAAATTATTTGGCTTAGATGCACCTGTTCCGTTGTTGGTTTATGAAAATGGTGTTGCCTACGCAACATATTTAAATGATGGTTTAATGACAGGTATTTTTCTAGATCAAAAAGAAGTGCGAGGGCGCTTAGTAGAAGGTGTTGCGGCAGGTAAAACTGTGTTAAACATGTTTAGTTATACAGGCGCTTTTTCGGTTGCTAGTGCAATGGGTGGTTCGAGTACAACAACAAGTGTGGATTTAGCTAAGCGTAGTTTACCAAAGACGAAAGAGCAGTTTGACATGAATCACTTAGCAGTAGAGGATCAGAAAATTATTGTCATGGATGTTTTTGAGTATTTTAAATATGCTGTTCGTAAGCAGTTAAGCTATGATGTGATCATTTTAGATCCGCCAAGTTTTGCTCGAAATAAGAAAAAAGTATTTTCAGTGGCTAAAAATTATGGGGACTTAGTCAAGGACTCTGTGACTATTTTAAAAGATCGAGGGTTGCTGATTGCTTCGACAAATGCTGCAAATATTTCTTTGGAAAAATACAAAAAAATGATTGTCGACGCATTGGAAGAAAAACAAGTTCGTTATCAATTCAAGGAAACATATCAATTACCAAGTGACTTTAAAACGAATAAACATTTCGAAGAAGGCAATTATTTGAAAGTCTTTTTCATAGAAATAAAGAAATAG
- a CDS encoding LysR family transcriptional regulator, with translation MNLRQLEFFRMLADTQHMTHAAKLLNTTQPNLSHSMSELEKELDAKLFEKKGRNIQLTKYGKFFYTYVSTALEELAKGERALKELVSPEKGLIDFGFIYTAGSFLAPMLMKEFSTYPGNEQIRFNLFQGNSSDMTDLLIKEDVDIAITSKLKEDEQLNYEILTEQEIVLVVPLNHPLAAYDSISLKQISEYPFVYFNERSGLRPYLDKMLTAASITPAIVCEVEEDHTMLGFVAYGYGIALMPKIPSISAYAVKTLTLEDNFYPRYIYLATKKDHFLSPAALRFKEFIVPFAQSLFYQ, from the coding sequence ATGAATTTGCGACAACTAGAATTTTTTAGAATGCTGGCGGATACTCAACACATGACACATGCAGCCAAATTATTAAATACCACACAGCCCAATTTAAGCCACTCTATGTCAGAATTAGAAAAGGAATTGGATGCAAAGCTATTTGAAAAAAAAGGAAGAAATATTCAATTAACAAAATACGGAAAATTTTTCTATACATATGTTTCAACGGCTTTAGAAGAATTAGCCAAAGGTGAACGTGCCTTGAAAGAATTAGTTAGTCCAGAAAAAGGGTTGATTGATTTTGGTTTTATTTATACTGCAGGTTCTTTTTTAGCTCCAATGCTAATGAAAGAATTTTCAACCTATCCTGGTAATGAACAAATCCGCTTTAATTTATTTCAAGGCAATTCATCAGATATGACGGACTTACTCATAAAAGAAGATGTAGATATTGCGATTACGTCCAAGCTAAAAGAAGATGAACAACTTAATTACGAGATCTTAACGGAACAAGAAATTGTTTTGGTTGTACCGTTAAACCATCCTTTAGCTGCATATGACAGTATTTCGTTGAAACAAATAAGTGAGTACCCTTTTGTTTATTTTAATGAACGAAGTGGCTTGCGGCCTTATCTTGATAAAATGTTGACTGCCGCTTCCATCACACCAGCTATCGTTTGTGAAGTAGAAGAAGATCACACTATGCTTGGATTTGTAGCCTATGGTTATGGAATTGCACTGATGCCTAAAATCCCATCAATTTCCGCCTATGCTGTTAAAACTTTGACTCTTGAGGACAATTTTTATCCGCGCTATATTTATCTAGCTACCAAAAAAGATCATTTTCTTTCACCGGCTGCTTTACGCTTTAAAGAATTTATTGTTCCATTTGCACAAAGCTTGTTTTATCAATAG
- a CDS encoding 2,4-dienoyl-CoA reductase: MNNYQAIFEPLTVKRMTLKNRVVMPPMGTNFANMDGTFSMQHVSYYEQRAKGGTGLITLENVCIDYPMGTNGARQLRMDNDQYISGLWHFNEKMHAYGACTSVQINHAGASAYGLRLEGEQPVSASNIPSKKGNPIPRPLTEEEIYGIVDRYADGALRAQRAGFDCVEIHAGHSYLLSQFLSPLYNKRTDKFGGSPENRARLTKLVVEAVRKAVGPFFPISLRFSADELLEGGNTLEDTIEILQYFADEVDILNVSAALNDSLQYQIDKMNLADGWRAYMSKAVKERFPDKVTVTSGNIRSPKRATEILESGDADLLAMGRGLIAEPNWVNKVANGQEDLLRKCISCNIGCADHRIAKARPMRCTVNPDLHYEDDYKMKPVLHPTKMVVIGGGTTGLEAAATAAEVGVNVELFEQKDYLGGLGHEIARFPDKKRIDDFITYEINRCKELDNLAIHLNQAATLSDIEAIGPDIIVNATGAKPLLPPINGLKEQLDNPNRKIFSIFDILDDMSKFQEFEGKEIIVIGGGAVGLDVVEYYAERGAKKVSIVEMQGEIGKDLDLITKLAMMEIVEKFGVEVHVETKLAEVRASSFLVEKDGEMIELPFDLGFVCLGMRAEAPMIRELDQYARNNGAVLLNMGDSKVARRIMEGTREARDILKTIEVLENTRTQKMLFEQAKNLQKATQTI, translated from the coding sequence ATGAATAATTATCAAGCAATCTTTGAACCTTTAACTGTAAAACGTATGACCTTAAAAAATCGTGTTGTTATGCCACCAATGGGAACGAATTTCGCCAATATGGATGGCACGTTCAGTATGCAACATGTGTCGTATTATGAACAACGTGCTAAAGGTGGAACAGGTTTAATTACATTAGAAAATGTCTGTATTGATTATCCGATGGGGACAAATGGTGCCCGCCAATTAAGAATGGATAATGATCAATATATCTCAGGGCTATGGCATTTTAATGAAAAAATGCATGCCTACGGTGCCTGTACTTCGGTTCAAATCAACCATGCGGGAGCTTCAGCTTATGGACTACGTTTAGAAGGAGAGCAACCTGTTTCAGCATCGAATATTCCTTCTAAGAAGGGCAATCCGATTCCCCGTCCATTGACTGAAGAAGAAATTTATGGAATTGTTGATCGCTATGCAGATGGTGCTTTAAGAGCGCAACGTGCTGGCTTTGATTGTGTAGAAATTCACGCAGGACATTCTTATCTTTTAAGTCAATTTTTATCTCCTTTATACAATAAGCGTACAGATAAATTTGGCGGAAGTCCAGAAAATCGTGCTCGTTTGACTAAACTAGTGGTTGAAGCTGTTAGGAAAGCTGTTGGTCCATTTTTCCCGATCTCGCTGCGCTTCAGTGCTGACGAATTGTTAGAAGGCGGTAATACTTTAGAAGATACAATTGAGATTTTACAGTATTTTGCAGATGAAGTAGATATTCTAAATGTTTCTGCTGCATTGAATGATAGTTTACAGTATCAAATCGACAAAATGAATTTAGCGGATGGCTGGCGTGCGTATATGTCAAAAGCTGTCAAAGAGCGTTTCCCTGATAAAGTGACAGTAACTTCTGGTAATATTCGTAGTCCCAAACGTGCAACTGAAATACTAGAATCTGGGGATGCAGATCTACTAGCAATGGGCCGAGGCTTGATTGCCGAACCTAATTGGGTCAACAAAGTGGCTAACGGACAAGAAGATTTACTAAGAAAATGTATTTCCTGCAACATTGGCTGCGCTGATCATCGAATTGCTAAAGCTCGTCCAATGCGTTGTACGGTTAATCCAGATCTACATTATGAAGATGACTACAAAATGAAACCCGTTTTACATCCAACTAAGATGGTTGTAATTGGTGGCGGTACTACAGGACTTGAAGCCGCTGCAACAGCAGCTGAAGTGGGTGTGAATGTTGAGCTATTTGAACAAAAAGATTATCTAGGCGGCTTAGGGCATGAAATTGCTCGCTTCCCAGATAAGAAAAGAATCGATGATTTTATTACTTATGAAATCAACCGTTGTAAAGAATTAGATAACTTAGCAATCCATCTAAATCAAGCAGCAACATTGTCGGATATTGAAGCAATCGGTCCAGACATTATTGTGAACGCTACTGGGGCTAAACCTTTATTACCACCAATCAATGGTCTAAAAGAACAATTAGACAATCCAAACAGAAAAATCTTTTCTATTTTTGATATTTTGGATGATATGTCAAAATTCCAAGAATTTGAAGGCAAAGAAATCATTGTGATCGGTGGCGGTGCTGTAGGTTTGGACGTTGTAGAATATTACGCTGAACGTGGTGCTAAAAAAGTTAGCATCGTAGAAATGCAAGGTGAAATTGGGAAAGATTTAGATTTGATCACTAAACTTGCCATGATGGAGATCGTAGAAAAATTTGGCGTAGAAGTTCATGTTGAAACAAAATTAGCAGAAGTTAGAGCAAGCAGCTTCTTAGTTGAAAAAGATGGCGAAATGATCGAATTGCCATTTGACTTAGGTTTTGTCTGTTTGGGCATGCGTGCTGAGGCACCGATGATTCGTGAATTGGATCAGTATGCTAGAAATAACGGTGCTGTACTTTTAAATATGGGAGACAGCAAAGTTGCTAGACGAATCATGGAAGGTACCAGAGAAGCTCGGGACATTTTAAAAACAATTGAAGTGTTAGAAAATACTCGAACGCAAAAAATGTTATTTGAACAAGCAAAAAATCTACAAAAAGCAACACAAACTATATAA
- a CDS encoding shikimate dehydrogenase (YdiB; quinate/shikimate dehydrogenase from Escherichia coli uses both NAD and NAD(P) to convert quinate and shikimate to 3-dehydroquinate and 3-dehydroshikimate), producing MTERIDGHTLLISLIATPIRHSLSPTMHNEAFAKLGLDYAYMAFEVGNDELSDAVQGIRALGIRGSNVSMPNKQAIIPYLDELSPAAKLVGAVNTVTNKDGKGHLVGHVTDGTGAMRALKEEGVEVKDQIVTMTGAGGAGTAIAIQAALDGAKELRIFNINDQHYKNAEATVKKINDNTECTATLTDLSNQVAFKQSISESSIYIDATGVGMKPLQEESLINDPEVIRPDLVVFDVVYIPKETKLLKFAREHGAKKTINGLGMMLYQGAEAFKQFTGEDMPVDYIKELLFKD from the coding sequence ATGACAGAAAGAATTGACGGACACACATTATTAATTAGTTTGATTGCAACACCGATTCGCCATAGTTTATCTCCAACCATGCATAATGAGGCTTTTGCTAAATTAGGTTTAGATTATGCATATATGGCCTTTGAAGTGGGAAACGATGAATTGAGCGATGCAGTTCAAGGGATTCGTGCCTTAGGGATTCGCGGTTCTAATGTTTCTATGCCAAATAAACAAGCAATTATTCCTTATTTAGACGAGCTTTCACCAGCTGCAAAATTAGTTGGTGCGGTTAATACTGTGACAAATAAAGATGGAAAAGGACACTTAGTAGGGCATGTAACAGATGGAACTGGGGCAATGCGTGCGCTAAAAGAAGAAGGCGTAGAGGTCAAAGATCAAATCGTTACAATGACTGGTGCCGGTGGTGCAGGAACTGCAATTGCCATCCAAGCAGCATTGGATGGTGCTAAGGAATTACGGATTTTTAATATCAACGATCAACATTATAAAAATGCTGAAGCAACAGTAAAAAAAATCAACGATAATACTGAATGTACAGCAACACTAACTGATTTATCTAATCAAGTAGCATTTAAACAGTCAATTAGTGAAAGTAGTATCTATATTGACGCAACGGGCGTAGGAATGAAACCTCTACAAGAAGAAAGTCTAATCAATGATCCAGAAGTGATCCGTCCAGATTTAGTTGTCTTTGATGTTGTCTACATTCCAAAAGAAACAAAATTATTAAAATTTGCTCGTGAACATGGGGCGAAGAAAACAATCAACGGACTTGGTATGATGCTTTATCAAGGAGCAGAAGCATTCAAACAATTTACTGGGGAAGATATGCCGGTTGACTATATTAAAGAACTACTATTTAAGGACTAA